Genomic segment of Arvicola amphibius chromosome 7, mArvAmp1.2, whole genome shotgun sequence:
GTCTCCAAAAGGACAATGAGACCCAGTCTTTGCGAGATGCTTTATTGCTATTGCCAAGGTGAAAATCAGCAAGCTAGTCTCTAATCCATGTTCTACGGTTTGTGACAGGCCTCTGTCATTCCATCCCAGTCAGGTTTGCCAGTTGATACTTTTGTCCGTGGTGAGACACTTCTACCCTGATGCCCAAGCATGCTACTAAGCTGAGTTCTTATATCAACCACGACGGGCTTGTGGAATGATTTTTACATATTAGTGGATGGGCTTCTTGCTCTAATCCTACGCTGGATGCCCAGAGAAACAATGGTCCAGAGAGGGACATCGTCATTCCCATTTCTAAAGCACAATGAACTGGTAATTGGGGCTGACAGGTGGGAGACCAGGTTTAAAAATGTGCTTTCTGGTGACTGTCACCTATAGTGACCAGTCTCTTATAAAGTTTAATAGTGATAGGCTGAGCACAAATGGCCTAGGCACTGGGTATGGCTATGATACAAATATGGTGGTGGAGAAAGCAGCTGGCCTCTTTAGGCTCAGTGCCAATCACTGATGAAAAATGAGAGCAAGAACCCATACCTTACAGCTGTGATCAGAGAAGCTGCCATTAGTATATTAGTATTATTTGTAACACCTTGTCAGTTAATCTATTCAGCAAATCATCAACTACCAACAGATGGAATGGGCTGTAGTATCCTCATGGCTTCCTCTGGGTCAGCCTGTGGGTTTCAGAAAGAGTCCCAGCTCAGGGCCGGACCACTTTGCCAAGGAACAAGAGATTCATGTTTTCCACAATGGCAAACAGAAAAGGTCTGTTGAATTTCATCTGCAGAGTCATCGGCCGAGCAGATCTGAACATGAAGACCTCCCCTGTGGCAGCTGCCGCTACGGTTCCTGACTCGTCTAACTCCACCACGGATTTGTGCGTCATCTGCAGGCAGACAGTAGGGTTGGGTTGTGGTGATGCATGGTgataaaaatacagtatttctAAGGAAGTGGACCCTCACAGCCAGAGTTACTAATACATCCAGAGGTCACGGAAGCCTGTCATCCTACTGTGAACTCAGCCTGTTGGTTTAACCTGCTTTTAAGTGAACAGTGCAATAAACAACCTTACTTGCCTTGGATTCCCCATGCAGTCTTAATTTATATACTCTTCCATTGTCCCTGATCTAGAAAACGCTGTGTGTCATTTGCTGAAAACATCAGATACAGAAGTTGAAAGTAActtctaaaatgaaattataaacaatGATGTTTGTAGTACTGTTTGATGTCTGGGTCAATTGGAGTCAGAGACTTAATCCCTTATACAGCTCTGAGaagatttctgtaaagtatcCCATTCCTTCCCCATATGATGCTTTCTGTGTTGTTCAATGAAGACAAAGCAAAGCTCTTTGTCTGGGatgggatgggtgtgtgtgtgtgcgcgcgcacacacacacacacacacacacatgcacccacacagagATTGGCAAAACAGCATTCAAACAGGCACAGATTCCTCCAAGACCATGTGGCAAATATGGGTTCCCATTGTAAGAATAACAAGGCACAAAGGAAAGTCTTTGAATCTCTAGGGTGAAAGAATCATAATGGGATAGAAAGGAATGAGCTGAGGTGAAACCGAATGGAATTGGGTAGGACGGCATTGAAGAGGATCAGTGATAGAATGGGGCAGAACAAGGTAGGATCTAATTAGATGGAATGGGATTGAGtaggatgggatggggtgggtgggatggtgTGGGTGGGATGGGATAGGGCGGGTGTGTTGGGAAcgggtggggtgggatagagTGGGATTGCTGAGATGGGATTGGGGTGTGTTGGGGTCGGGTGAAATGGGGTGGAATGGCGTGATGATTTCTAAAGCAGGTGCTCGGGAGTGTCCAGACTCACCTCAGACAAGTTGACATTGGCATTGTCAATCATGCCAGACAGATCAGCATTGGAGGTGAAGACATCCTTGATACCCAGCTTGGGTAGGATTTTCTCCAGATGGTAGGTACCCTCGATAGAAAACTTGGGGAGGCAAAGACCTAACCGCCTAGAGAGAGTAAAGGGTATTCTTAGACAGCATGAGATGCTGAGATGTCCTTTGCACCCTCTCTCTGTGGCCTCACAGACATAATGAAACCTTCATCTCTGCTGGAGTGCCCCTGCTTTGTACGTGGACTTAGGCTGCCAACTCTGGTGTCACCCCAGAATCCCACTTTTCCAGGTTTTATCCCTCAAGCTGGGCCAGGTCCTGGGCTGAGGACTTCACAGGAAGACTTTCGGTTTGGAGACAGCTCCCTGCCTGAGGAGTCCTTCCCACCATCACGTCCTATCCCTGTGTTGTCCTGGGTCATGTGTCTTCCCAGGCATGGGTGGAGGGATGTGGCCCCAGCGTGACTTAGAAAGTACCTCTTTGTGGTTGTCTTTAGCCAGTTCTTCAGGGCCCTCGCATTCAGGCCCTTCTCCACCTGCTGCATCTTGCCTTCACTGGGGAGAATGAACAGAGCGGTGGCGTTGCCTTGGTAAGGGATCCTCACCAAGGTGCAGGGAATGTCGCGGTCCATGATGTAGTAATACTCATCTTCACGGTTCATCATGAGCACTTGTATGGTCTGCTTGGGGGTCACATGGAAATCTTCCTTGTGGGTGTTTTTGTCGCTGAAAGCCGTCTCCCACTTGGCTAAAGGTGAACATGGGGTAGGAGCTAAATCACTGGGTAGAAATGAGACACCCTTGGCTGTGCCTAACCAGTGGAGACAGTCCAAAGAGTGTCTCTACAGAGTAGCCTCAAGAGCCTCGGCAGCCACATCTATAGGCCACAAAGGTCAAATACCATCATGACTGGAGCAGCCTGGACCTTTCACATGCCTGTTCTCCAATATTCCCAAACCCTTGACATGTGGGTAGGGGGaaaatggtccccacaggctcacatgttGGAATGCTTGGTCCCCCGTTAGTGGGACTGCTTGGGGATTGGGATGTGTGGTTTTACTAGAGGAAGTACGGCATggagagtgggctttgaggctttaaAAGCCCACACGAGGCCCAGGGTTTCTCTTTATGCATCATGCTTGTCTTGTAATTggcatgtgagctctcagctactgctccaggatcatgcctgcctgctttctACCATGCCCTGCCATAATGCATCATAGACACACCccctgaaagtgtaagcaagccccacttaagtgtttttctttataaattgtcttggtcatggtgtctcatgatggcaatagaaaagtaactaagacacttgcCTTCAGAAGCCCTGGACTCCCATTCCTTGCTCTTTTAACCCTGATCAGGTCTGTATTCCTGTTTCTAGTAGGTTTGGTGTCAGCATTGTTTCGTCATGAAGGCATGGCAAGGGCCAGCCGCTGTCCGGTCAATCACCATCTGTCTTGCCTGTGACTGCTTCCCTTCCACCCAGCTGGCACGCGGATGAATTATTCTTTTGTTGGGGAGGGAATGCTACTGTGCGATAaagcaggaaaaagagaaagtgaaagtcTGAGCCCGAGGCTTACCTTTGAAGAAGATGTAATTTATCAGCACCATGAAGTGGGTGCTCTGGAGTTCCTTGATCAAGTCTACAATCTTGCCCTTGGTCTGCTTGGCCACATAGTCATTAATCTGCTTCTTAGCCATTTCAGGGTTCCCGAAGTTGGTAGAGAAAGTGTCTGCCATGTACAGCGTCTTCATGGCACCCAAGAAGTTGTCCCGAATGCGTACTGCTGGGTCTATAAAAAGGGCACTGCCCAGGCTCAACTGGAGGCCATCACTAAGCTGACTGAACCTCTGCAGCAGATGTAGGAAGCCCTTGTGGAGCTCGGCCTCTTGGCTTTGCTGGAGGCTGAGGCCCAGGCCCTCCATGATCTGTGTCTTACTGTGGGATCCAGTTCCCATAGACAGCATGGCCAAGCTCATGGACACGCTCATGGGGGAGAAGAAGACATTCTGATCAGGGGCTTCAGAAGCCAAGGCCCTGTAGAGACTGAAGGCAAAGTCCTCACTTCTGGGAGTTACCCTAGCACTCACAGAAGACCCCttgcccttcttcttctcctgggAACGGCGGGAGGCCACCCCAAGGCTGAAAAGCAGCAAGCATAGAAAGGGGAAGATCCTCATCGTGGCAGCAGTTCTGAATGGAAGAATAGGAAAATGTTCTCAGGCAGGGAAAAGTCATGGGTCAAAGTGGGAGAGACTCATTGAGTAGGCTGACATCCTTAAAGGATGTCCCCACATCCTCCAAGAGAtaacttaggaggctgaggccatGGGACTGCAAAGAGAAATGGTGGTACTCAGAGCTGTAGGAAGGTCAGACAACACAACCACACAGGCAATGGCCAAGACAGACTTATAGACCAACAGTGCAATGgcgttacaaaagaaaaaattcaccAAAAATTTtctcataatgttttaagtaagtttagGGTGTTTGTATTAGGCCTCATCCATAGGAGTCCTTGACTACAGCTTAGACAGGCATGCCTAGGGTCTGTGTCCCATCTGCCCACCTCCCTAAGCCCACCAGGTCCCAGAGCAGCAGCTATACTTACTCTGTAATGTGGTTGAATGTCACGGTGACAGTCCACCTGGCTTaggagaggacagagggcagaCTAACTCACAGCCTGCAATTGTCAATGACCACAGAGGccatgcccccaccccatcccaactCCACCCTATTGAGATCTAGGCTTATCTAAGGCTTTCTCGGACGTCCTGATAAAAGGACAAAAGGAGTAGACTTGGCAACGCTGGTCTGTTCCAGGGACTTGGCTTTTTCCCCTGAAGAGACTGGAGTTATCAGTCCCAAGGTTGCTGTGTGCTCAGTCTGTAATGTTCTTGAGATACCTTGTGTTCCCCTTGTACAACTTTGTTTGGTTAGCTCCCCTCTGACTTAGCCCTATTGTATGACAGTTTCTGCTGACTCTGTCCCATTTCTTCCCTGGAAATAGTTTAAAAGATACTGAACCTTATAAGAAGTTTGCTTGATGGAGgacatatacagaaagacctcTTGATCctttaataataaactttatcttctattctctttcttctgatCTCCTGGTCCTCTCTCTTAGGACCCTGTCACCAAAGAATGACCTGCTGGTCCAGGTCAAGTAGTGACTAAACGGGGACTAAACctgaatataagaaaaagagtaaGTATGGCCATAATacatagataattttttttaaaagccaagccAGAGAGATTGCCTGaagaaaaaagtagaaagcaTAAGCAGTAAAACATGAGATAGCAAAATTCTTAAGatccttgtggtggtttgaaagaaaatagcccccaaaggaagtggcattgcatgcaaatggatgcaaatagaaaacaccatcctgagtgaggtaacccaggcccaaaaagatgaacatgggatgtactcagtcataattgggttctagccataaataaaggacatcgagcctataattcgtaaaaaaaatcctagagaagctatctaagaaggtgaacccccccccaaaaaaaaaacatatagttatcctcctggatactggaagtagacaagattgccggacaaaaaatgggaacatgggggtagggtgggatggggggaggggggatggggagagaaaaatgtgaagtggaggatgggaagagcttgggggaataggatggttggcatacaggaagggtggatatgggaacaaggaattatatatcttacttaagggagccattctagggttggcagagacttgactctagaggggttcccaggtgtccaggaagatgaccccagctaggtccttgggcagctgaggagagggtgccagaaatgtccagatcctattgccatactcatgaatatcttgcatatcaccatagaaccttcacctggcattggatggagaaaatgacagagccccacataggagcaccacactgagctcccaaggtcccgatgaggagcaaaaggagggagatcatgagcaaggaagtcaggaccgtgaggagtgcgtttacccattgagacggtgggacagatctaacgggagaccaccaagtccagttggaataggactgatggaacaggggaccaaaccggactctctgaatgtggctgacggtggaggagtgttggggcagctggcccaatccctgcgttcaggggcatggctgccccaggggagtagggtacccttaaaaaggatcagggcgccggaaggagccctgtttttctgtcccccgcgttaccttctgcttcgctggacccttggttctgtaagttcccttatttctccttttattaaaactgatttattataaaaggactattttggttatttccaaactcctccgacaGCTGGtacagaggaggactgagaaaccaaggacaacggcaatgaacatgaactctacagcatggacaagctcactgtgagccttgtcagtttggttgctcaccttcctggacttagggggagctgggaggaccttggacttaacatagtgaagggaaccctgatggctctttgtcttggagacgGGTGGAgaggggatatgggtggaagggaggggaggaagggggaggaggagggaaggaaaaaagaaaaaaaaaaggaaaataccaGGAACATAtacatcttcctctcctccctgtcctccaATAAAAAGTATGTttcagtgtaaaaaaaaaaaaaaaaagaaaaaagaaaaaagaaagaaagaaaatagcccccaaaggaagtggcattattaaaaggtgtggccttgttagagtaggtgtggccttgttggggtgggcgtggtcttgttggagtgggtgtggtcttgctaGAGTAGaggtggtcttattggaggaagggtgtcactgtgggggtgggctatgtggtcttctatgctcaagcttCTTCAAGTGTTACAGTTCAAttcctgttgcctgaggatcaagatgtagaactctcagctccttcttcagcaccatgtctgtctgcatgctgccatgtcctgccatgatgataatagactgaagctctaaaactgtaagccacacaattaaatgtttctttgcaGGAGTTGCTATGGTCGTGGTGTCTCCACAGAGATTGAAACACCAATAAAGACAggcatatttttcctttaaatgctTTGTTTGCTTCTGCATTCTAGTTCCTATAATGTCTAAAGTGCTCTTAAAAATCCTTTACTTTCATTCAAAAAGACCTGCCCTTGGGACCTTAAAATAAGGTTTTATAAGTTTAAAGACATGGGAATATGTAGGTAAAAGTTTAAAGACAAAATATTGCTCACAAGGGCCACTTGAGTTCCATATTGACAGATCCGTGccataaaattttattagatttGCTTAGATTCACAGTGTAAAATTGATGCAATTTTGACTCAATACCCCTGGTCAAAGCCGTCATAAATCTACTCCAAAACAGACTGGGAATCAAAAGACAAAAGTGAAATGTTAAAAAATTGAGATAAAAGATTCAGGGACAAAAATGCGACAACAATTCTTAAATTACTTCTGCTTCATGTTGCCTTGgaggatgaagaaaaaaattttgtttgtttgctttggtttgggtttgtgtgtgtgagagagagagtgtgtgtgtgtgtgtgtgtgcatatttttttGATGATACAGTTTCAAAAATGACGTAAAAGTAGCTCTAACACATTTAGCTGAGCTgattcctctcctcttttttttttttatcatagacAGGATTATTATATTCTATAGTagtgtattatttgtgttttaataaataaagcttgcctgaagatcagtgcagAGCAACCATGCTAGTCAGCTGTAGAAGGTGGATGGTGtttggcacgcctttaatcccaccagcactagagaggaatataagacaggaggagacagttctcactcTTAGTCTGAGTTCAAGgatttttagaggcaggatctctccttTGTTTGTCTGATCCTTGGAagaggtaagatctctctagtggcttgactgctttatttttctgatcttcagcttgaaccccagtatctgtctctgggtttttattaatcccACATTGAAGACTTCCATCCTTCATTTGCAGAAGCCCAAGGAACTTGGAATCCCTGataaaacattttgtataaaaAATGTCtgcttgggccgggcggtggtggcgcacgcctttaatcccagcactcgggaggcagaggcaggcggatctctgagttcgaggccagcctggtctacaagagctagttccaggacaggttctagaaactacagggaaaccctgtctcgaaaaaccaaaaaaaaaaaaaaaatgtctgcttggttttttttgtttgtttgtttgcttgcttgcttgcttgattgtttttgattttctagATCCCCCCTATAAACTACAGCAGGGGATTTTACAGAAGAGATATGGGGCTGGGGTGACACAGTCAAAATTCAGAGTCCCAGTTCAGATAACAGTGCTCCGGCTTCTAGACACAAAGTCCCTGCACGGCCTGTCTTTGCCCCAAGAGATAATTGCTTCAAACAGTCCTTCCCAGccaattttatataaaaacaaaagatttatcTACCTGACAATAAAAATCTCATGATatccaaaaataaatcttttataaggataaatatttgttttacatgttattaaaaaataaaaatgtgggtcATTGGCCCCTTCTGGGTCTGAATCGGTGGAGAACACAGATGACACcctctcagattttttttcatctagGGGTCGCAAATCAACCGGGTACCATCCTACCAAGTTGGGCACCATCCTACCAAGTGCTGCCTGAAGGCATTAGGCCTAGGcacaggagagagaaaggcaaCAGCTTCTTGCCATGCCTTATGACTGGGGTGGGCAGGACTCAACCAAGTGCCACCTGTAACCCAACCAAAAGACCTAGGGCCAGGTGATTGGGCACTATTTTTGTGGGAGAGTACAGGATAGGTaggtggaagagaaggagaggcaggatgGTTTGTGAACTGGGGAGAGAGGTGGATCTGGAGAGGAGGAATAGGCTTACATAAATGACCAGCTGGCCACCCAAACACAAGGTGATATCCGGGCCTAGGCTATGATGGAGGTCAGGTCTTGGTCTGGGGTCCTGGAGTAGCTTTGGGGGCCTATGTTGACGTCTGCAGCTTTTGTCTCTGCTGAGGGCCATGCAGGGGCCTGTGATCTGGCCCACTACCCAGGACCAGGTTGGTACCTGAGGGCCACACTGCCGTGAGGGCCATGTCAATTTGGGGTCCTCAACAGTCACTTGGAACCATGGTGACATCTTGGACCTGGGCTGCTACCAAGAACCATTTCTGGGTCCATAGTCTGGCTGcaactggggtctgtgttgatgttgcTGGCCAATATTGCCACCAGAAGCCATGTTGATGGCAGGGGTCTGGGCCACCATCTGTTATCATATTAGTATCTGGGGAATATGTTCCTTCTGGGGCCTGGCTGATTTGGGTGGCAGTGTTTTCAACTGGGGCCACGGTATTATCCAGACAAAGATTGCTGCTGTACCAGACATGGCCCTGCCACACCAGGATCTGTGCTGATGTCTTTAGCTCCGAAGACCGTTGGAGACTGTGCCGATGCCTAGGATCTGGGCCTCAACCTGTGGCCATGAAGGTACTGAAGGCTGTGCTGCCACCAGGGAcatactgatctgagtggcctgggctgtcacctggggccatggtgttgtctgggctgctgctgctgctgagggccaggTCTCTGTCTGTGACCCTACAGCAGTCAGGGTCTGAGTTGTTGTCTGTGGATCCTGCTACCACAGAGAGCCACGCAGATGATAGGAGTCTGATCAGTCAACTCAGACAATGGCAGTGTCTGAGGACTATGCTGCTGCCAGAGCCAGACTGATCTGGGTGACCAGTGCTGACACCTGGAGCCATGGAGACAACCAGGCAGGAACTACTGCCTAGgatcatgtctgggtctgtggcccttgCAGTGGTCAGGGTCTAGATAGtatccatggctcctgttaccaccaagggCTCTGCAGACACCCACGGTCTggtcagccacctgagaccacGTTGGTGCCCGAGGGCTATGCTACCCTGGGGGTCATACTGTTACTGGTTGCCTGAATTTCCACTAGGGTCATGGTGATGCCCGGACCCAAGCTGCTACCAAGGGtgatgtctgggtccatggtcctgatGCAGCTGGGATCTGTGATGATGTCCACGGCCTGTGTTAGCACAAGGGCACATCGGAACCACGTTATGCTGAGCCAGCGTCACCCTTCACTGACCCTGGGATAGCTGGCCCTGCCGCTCACTGGAGGCCTGGATGCTGCAGCAGGTGAATAGACCCTGCCCCTCAAGGAGGAGTTGCTATCCCCACCCCTCACTCAGGAAAGATGGCCCCACCGGTCACCACAGGTATGCACCTTATATGGGGAGCACAATAGAACTGACCCAGCTCTTGTGAATACAGGGAGACAGCCCTAAGGGCGTGAGAGCAACGGAGCTGACCCCACCCTGTGGTGGCCTGGATGAGGGAAAGAGAGGCCTCCCTACTCTGCCCCTTGCTACCTGCAGCAGGCAGGCATCACAGGAGCGAGAGAACCAGTCCTGCCCCcacaccagctgcagcacacagagCAATACACAAGAGCAGCACACTAGAGCCCCTAT
This window contains:
- the Serpina5 gene encoding plasma serine protease inhibitor, producing the protein MRIFPFLCLLLFSLGVASRRSQEKKKGKGSSVSARVTPRSEDFAFSLYRALASEAPDQNVFFSPMSVSMSLAMLSMGTGSHSKTQIMEGLGLSLQQSQEAELHKGFLHLLQRFSQLSDGLQLSLGSALFIDPAVRIRDNFLGAMKTLYMADTFSTNFGNPEMAKKQINDYVAKQTKGKIVDLIKELQSTHFMVLINYIFFKAKWETAFSDKNTHKEDFHVTPKQTIQVLMMNREDEYYYIMDRDIPCTLVRIPYQGNATALFILPSEGKMQQVEKGLNARALKNWLKTTTKRRLGLCLPKFSIEGTYHLEKILPKLGIKDVFTSNADLSGMIDNANVNLSEMTHKSVVELDESGTVAAAATGEVFMFRSARPMTLQMKFNRPFLFAIVENMNLLFLGKVVRP